Proteins encoded in a region of the Frondihabitans sp. 762G35 genome:
- the glmU gene encoding bifunctional UDP-N-acetylglucosamine diphosphorylase/glucosamine-1-phosphate N-acetyltransferase GlmU — protein sequence MPQTPLAVVVLAAGQGTRMKSSTPKVLHRLAGLPLIAHVLESARALEPAHLVVVVRHERDTVAASVLEVAPHAQLVDQDDVPGTGRAVEQAVEALPADFAGDVVVVSADVPFVDHGTLAALIAQHREEEAEATLLSAVVPDPAGYGRVIRRRGDLVDRIVEQKDATDAEREVTEINSGTYVFRVAALRQHLPFVTPANAQNEKYLTDVIGLVTVNGGTVAARTVEEAWRVEGINDRVQLAAAARRLNDRIVRHWQLEGVSIVDPATTWIDRDVSLARDVEILPGTQLRGATVIETGAVVGPDTTLVDTEVGAGATVKRTDATLAIIGAGATVGPWSYLRPGTDLGERGKIGAFVETKNAVIGEGSKVPHLSYIGDTEIGVESNIGAGSITANYDGVEKHRTVIGSHVRMGSHNVYVAPVRIGDGAHSGAGAVVRKDVPAGALVLSVAPQRTIGGWVEAKRPGSAAAKAAAASQEAEAQGTE from the coding sequence ATGCCCCAGACCCCACTCGCCGTCGTCGTCCTGGCGGCAGGCCAGGGCACCCGGATGAAGTCCTCCACCCCCAAGGTCCTGCACCGGCTGGCCGGCCTCCCGCTGATCGCCCACGTCCTCGAGTCGGCCCGCGCGCTCGAACCCGCGCACCTCGTCGTCGTCGTCCGGCACGAGCGCGACACGGTCGCGGCCAGCGTCCTCGAGGTCGCCCCGCACGCGCAGCTCGTCGACCAGGACGACGTGCCCGGTACCGGCCGCGCGGTCGAGCAGGCGGTCGAGGCGCTCCCCGCCGACTTCGCGGGCGACGTCGTCGTCGTCAGCGCCGACGTCCCGTTCGTCGACCACGGCACCCTCGCGGCCCTCATCGCGCAGCACCGCGAGGAGGAGGCCGAGGCGACCCTCCTGAGCGCCGTGGTCCCGGATCCTGCGGGCTACGGCCGTGTCATCCGACGCCGCGGCGACCTCGTCGACCGCATCGTCGAGCAGAAGGACGCCACCGACGCCGAGCGCGAGGTCACCGAGATCAACTCGGGCACCTACGTGTTCCGCGTCGCGGCGCTCCGCCAGCACCTCCCGTTCGTCACTCCGGCGAACGCCCAGAACGAGAAGTACCTCACCGACGTCATCGGCCTCGTCACCGTCAACGGCGGCACCGTCGCCGCGCGCACCGTCGAGGAGGCGTGGCGGGTCGAGGGGATCAACGACCGCGTGCAGCTGGCCGCGGCGGCGCGTCGCCTCAATGACCGGATCGTGCGCCACTGGCAGCTCGAGGGCGTCTCCATCGTCGACCCGGCCACCACCTGGATCGACCGCGACGTCAGCCTCGCGCGCGACGTCGAGATCCTGCCGGGCACGCAGCTCCGGGGCGCCACCGTCATCGAGACCGGCGCCGTCGTCGGGCCCGACACGACCCTCGTCGACACCGAGGTGGGGGCAGGAGCCACGGTCAAGCGCACCGACGCCACGCTCGCGATCATCGGGGCCGGCGCCACCGTCGGTCCGTGGTCGTACCTCCGCCCGGGCACCGACCTCGGCGAGCGGGGCAAGATCGGCGCGTTCGTCGAGACGAAGAACGCCGTCATCGGCGAGGGCAGCAAGGTCCCGCACCTCAGCTACATCGGCGACACCGAGATCGGAGTCGAGTCGAACATCGGCGCGGGCTCCATCACCGCCAACTACGACGGCGTCGAGAAGCACCGCACGGTCATCGGGTCGCACGTGCGGATGGGGTCGCACAACGTCTACGTCGCGCCCGTTAGGATTGGCGACGGAGCGCACTCCGGTGCGGGAGCGGTCGTGCGCAAAGACGTGCCGGCCGGAGCCCTGGTCTTGAGCGTCGCTCCACAGCGAACCATCGGCGGATGGGTCGAGGCCAAGCGTCCCGGCTCGGCTGCGGCGAAGGCCGCGGCGGCTTCTCAGGAGGCCGAAGCGCAAGGCACAGAGTGA
- a CDS encoding ribose-phosphate diphosphokinase: protein MSGIKITGENRLVLVTGRAHPRLADEIALELGTELTHTDTRTFASSEVYARYDESVRGSDAFVIQSHTRPINEWLMEQLIMVDALKRASAKRITVVAPYYPYARQDKKGRGREPISARLVADLFKAAGAHRIMSVDLHAPQIQGFFDGPVDHLFAMPVLLKHFQEKLDPSTLTVVSPDMGRVKVADIWSEKLGAPLAIIHKRRDPRVMNEVSVHEIVGEVRGRVCLLVDDLIDTGRTIAKAAEALKKAGALGVVVAATHAVFSDPAPEILSNEFIDSVVVTDTLPLTDSQRFDSLTVLPIAPLIARAIHEVFDNGSVTSMFDGAA, encoded by the coding sequence GTGTCCGGAATCAAGATCACCGGCGAAAATCGACTCGTCCTCGTGACGGGTCGGGCTCACCCGAGACTCGCCGATGAGATCGCTCTCGAACTGGGCACCGAACTCACTCACACCGACACCCGGACCTTCGCCTCCAGCGAGGTCTACGCCCGCTATGACGAGAGCGTCCGCGGTTCCGACGCGTTCGTGATCCAATCCCACACGCGGCCGATCAACGAGTGGCTCATGGAGCAGCTCATCATGGTCGACGCGCTCAAGCGCGCCTCGGCCAAGCGCATCACCGTCGTCGCCCCCTACTACCCCTACGCCCGGCAAGACAAGAAGGGCCGCGGCCGCGAGCCGATCTCGGCCCGCCTCGTCGCCGACCTCTTCAAAGCGGCCGGCGCGCACCGGATCATGAGCGTCGACCTCCACGCCCCCCAGATCCAGGGCTTCTTCGACGGCCCCGTCGACCACCTCTTCGCGATGCCCGTGCTGCTCAAGCACTTCCAGGAGAAGCTCGACCCGTCGACCCTCACGGTCGTCTCGCCCGACATGGGCCGCGTCAAGGTCGCCGACATCTGGAGCGAGAAGCTCGGGGCTCCGCTCGCCATCATCCACAAGCGCCGCGACCCCCGCGTGATGAACGAGGTGTCCGTCCACGAGATCGTGGGCGAGGTCCGCGGGCGCGTCTGCCTGCTCGTCGACGACCTCATCGACACCGGGCGCACCATCGCCAAGGCGGCAGAGGCCCTCAAGAAGGCAGGAGCACTCGGGGTCGTCGTGGCAGCCACGCACGCCGTCTTCTCGGATCCTGCGCCCGAGATCCTCAGCAACGAGTTCATCGACTCGGTCGTCGTCACCGACACCCTGCCGCTGACCGACAGCCAGAGGTTCGACAGTCTCACCGTGCTGCCGATCGCGCCGCTCATCGCCCGCGCGATCCACGAGGTGTTCGACAACGGGTCGGTCACGTCGATGTTCGACGGCGCGGCCTAG
- the gndA gene encoding NADP-dependent phosphogluconate dehydrogenase, whose translation MGSNLARNLASREGNTVAVYNRSPERTDTLLKEHGDVGFIASKSIEDFVASLSKPRTAIIMVQAGKGTDAVIDQLADLFEEGDIIVDGGNANFHDTIRREHALKEKNLNFVGTGISGGEEGALKGPSIMPGGSKEAWATLGPILKSIAAVAEGEPCVTHIGTDGAGHFVKMIHNGIEYADMQLIAESYDLLRRVGGHEPAAIAEVFQEWNKGALESYLIEITAEVLQQVDEKTGKPLVDIIVDEAGSKGTGVWTVQNSVGLGVPVGGIAEAVFARAVSSKPDQRKAVQKVVTSRPEIQEPGDGFEDDVQKALYASKIVAYAQGFDAIIAGAKEYDWDIDKGAIAKIWRGGCIIRAQFLNRIVDAYEKDASIATLLEDDYFAKAIADGEEAWRRIVAKAALSGIPVPGFASALSYYDSLASERLPASLIQGQRDFFGAHTYKRIDSDKVFHTLWSDDRSEIETEPSTH comes from the coding sequence ATGGGTTCGAACCTGGCCAGGAACCTCGCGTCGCGCGAGGGCAACACGGTCGCGGTCTACAACCGCTCGCCGGAGCGCACCGACACGCTCCTGAAAGAGCACGGCGACGTCGGATTCATCGCCTCGAAGTCGATCGAGGACTTCGTCGCCTCGCTGTCGAAGCCGCGCACGGCGATCATCATGGTCCAGGCCGGCAAGGGCACCGACGCCGTGATCGACCAGCTCGCCGACCTCTTCGAGGAGGGCGACATCATCGTCGACGGCGGCAACGCCAACTTCCACGACACGATCCGCCGCGAGCACGCCCTCAAAGAGAAGAACCTCAACTTCGTCGGCACGGGGATCTCCGGCGGCGAGGAGGGAGCCCTCAAGGGTCCGTCGATCATGCCCGGAGGCTCGAAGGAGGCCTGGGCGACTCTCGGGCCGATCCTGAAGTCGATCGCGGCCGTCGCCGAGGGCGAGCCCTGCGTGACGCACATCGGCACCGACGGGGCCGGTCACTTCGTGAAGATGATCCACAACGGCATCGAGTACGCGGACATGCAGCTCATCGCCGAGTCGTACGACCTGCTGCGCCGCGTCGGCGGGCACGAGCCCGCTGCCATCGCCGAGGTGTTCCAGGAGTGGAACAAGGGCGCCCTCGAGTCGTACCTGATCGAGATCACCGCCGAGGTGCTCCAGCAGGTCGACGAGAAGACGGGCAAGCCGCTCGTCGACATCATCGTCGACGAGGCGGGGTCGAAGGGGACGGGCGTCTGGACGGTCCAGAACTCCGTCGGACTCGGAGTCCCCGTCGGCGGCATCGCCGAGGCCGTGTTCGCCCGGGCCGTCTCGTCCAAGCCGGACCAGCGCAAGGCCGTGCAGAAGGTCGTCACCTCCCGCCCCGAGATCCAGGAGCCGGGCGACGGCTTCGAGGACGACGTCCAGAAGGCGCTCTACGCCTCCAAGATCGTGGCCTACGCGCAGGGCTTCGACGCCATCATCGCCGGCGCGAAGGAGTACGACTGGGACATCGACAAGGGCGCGATCGCGAAGATCTGGCGCGGTGGCTGCATCATCCGGGCGCAGTTCCTGAACCGCATCGTCGACGCCTACGAGAAGGACGCCTCGATCGCGACCCTCCTCGAGGACGACTACTTCGCCAAGGCCATCGCCGACGGCGAGGAGGCGTGGCGTCGCATCGTGGCCAAGGCCGCGCTGTCGGGCATCCCCGTGCCCGGGTTCGCGTCCGCGCTGTCGTACTACGACTCGCTGGCGTCGGAGCGGCTCCCGGCCTCGCTGATCCAGGGGCAGCGCGACTTCTTCGGAGCGCACACCTACAAGCGGATCGACAGCGACAAGGTGTTCCACACGCTCTGGTCGGACGACCGCTCCGAGATCGAGACGGAGCCCTCGACCCACTGA
- a CDS encoding 50S ribosomal protein L25/general stress protein Ctc — protein sequence MADDNKLSVERRTSFGKGAARKIRAADKIPAVIYGHGTDPVHVSMPGHETMLITRRANSVLELDIEGTHQLALVKDIQRDPVRQIIEHIDLVVVRAGERVEVEIPVHVEGESYPGTIHILEANTLTLDVEATHIPQNVVVSVEGLEEGAQILAGAVELPRGAKLVSDPESLVVNVTVPQLEVEEPEEGAEGDETEEGDDESADSDEKSE from the coding sequence ATGGCTGACGACAACAAGCTTTCCGTCGAACGACGCACCAGCTTCGGCAAGGGCGCTGCGCGCAAGATCCGCGCCGCCGACAAGATCCCCGCGGTCATCTACGGCCACGGCACCGACCCCGTGCACGTCTCGATGCCCGGTCACGAGACGATGCTGATCACGCGTCGTGCGAACTCGGTCCTCGAGCTCGACATCGAGGGCACGCACCAGCTCGCCCTCGTGAAGGACATCCAGCGCGACCCGGTGCGCCAGATCATCGAGCACATCGACCTCGTCGTCGTCCGCGCCGGCGAGCGCGTCGAGGTCGAGATCCCCGTGCACGTCGAGGGCGAGTCCTACCCGGGCACGATCCACATCCTCGAGGCCAACACCCTGACGCTCGACGTCGAGGCCACGCACATCCCGCAGAACGTCGTCGTGTCGGTCGAGGGCCTCGAAGAGGGCGCCCAGATCCTCGCCGGCGCCGTCGAGCTGCCCCGCGGCGCGAAGCTCGTCTCCGACCCCGAGTCGCTCGTGGTCAACGTCACCGTCCCGCAGCTCGAGGTCGAGGAGCCCGAGGAGGGCGCCGAGGGCGACGAGACCGAGGAGGGCGACGACGAGTCGGCCGACTCCGACGAGAAGTCCGAGTAG
- the pth gene encoding aminoacyl-tRNA hydrolase yields MALDDNRWLVVGLGNPGPDYASTRHNVGQMVLALLADRLRAGFKNHKTQATVAEGRTAPGGPRLVLAKPTTFMNVSGPPVAALLRYYDLDASRLVVVHDELDIPFDTLKLKQGGGHGGHNGLRDIIAACGTNDFTRVRVGIGRPPGRQPAADFVLNDFSSTERKTLPNLLDEAADAVEAIAVDGLTAAQLKFHTAV; encoded by the coding sequence ATGGCACTGGACGACAACAGATGGCTCGTGGTCGGGCTCGGTAATCCCGGGCCCGACTACGCCTCCACCCGCCACAACGTGGGCCAGATGGTCCTGGCCCTCCTCGCGGACCGCCTCCGCGCGGGTTTCAAGAACCACAAGACGCAGGCGACGGTCGCCGAGGGCCGCACGGCTCCCGGCGGCCCTCGGCTCGTCCTGGCGAAGCCGACGACGTTCATGAACGTCTCCGGCCCGCCGGTCGCGGCGCTCCTGCGCTACTACGACCTCGACGCGTCGCGTCTCGTCGTCGTGCACGACGAGCTCGACATCCCCTTCGACACTCTCAAGCTCAAGCAGGGCGGCGGGCACGGGGGGCACAACGGGCTCCGCGACATCATCGCCGCGTGCGGCACCAACGACTTCACCCGGGTGCGCGTCGGTATCGGCCGCCCGCCCGGCCGGCAGCCCGCCGCCGACTTCGTGCTGAACGACTTCTCGTCGACGGAGCGCAAGACGCTGCCGAACCTCCTCGACGAGGCGGCCGACGCCGTCGAGGCGATCGCGGTCGACGGGCTCACGGCGGCGCAGCTGAAGTTCCACACCGCCGTCTAG
- the mfd gene encoding transcription-repair coupling factor, with protein sequence MILQGLIPALSRASTFDAALAQANRSSDFSLVDGLRIPLLAGLLDRREGPQAMLVITATGRESEAVRGSLSSYLPGAEIIEFPAWETLPHERLSPSAETVGKRIHALRRLASWSKAAEADPAGVTPLIVVAGVRAALQPISDNLADIEPVVLTTGERGYDLSGIAVHLVDLAYARVDMVTRRGEFAVRGGILDVFPPTSEHPVRVDFFGDEVEQIRLFSVADQRSLETSITTVELPPSREMLLTEAVRQRAREMQHEFPSLSQMLEKIGQGIPVEGMESLAPALVHRLVPLTHYLPVSAAIAVLSPERVVSRAKSLAETNREFLEAAWSAATAGAAAPIDLDAGDFLTPRDLRDNAGDRTWWSLSGFDSGIVLTDEERIEAAGDYVRLEAETVPSFSGNAEGAIEHVAALARDGWSIVVTARGAGLVERARDVLAEAGVAARLEESLPSELEPGIVHLVAGGIEAGFQIPEAKIAVLGEADFFGRSAGYESRQVKKLASRRKNVVDPLQLKTGDIVVHSTHGIGRFLELTSREVSTGGRNAVKHSREYLVLEYAPSKRGQAGDRLYVPTDQLDLLSRYVGGEAPKLSKMGGSDWSQAKGKARRAVRDIAVELVKLYSARMASRGYAFSPDTPWQRELEEAFPFAETPDQLTTIDEIKADMERPIPMDRLISGDVGYGKTEVAIRAAFKAVQDGKQVAMLVPTTLLAKQHMETFAERFAGFPVHLRALSRFQTAKESRETIAGLADGTVDIVIGTHRILTDGLVFKDLGLVIIDEEQRFGVEHKDQLKKLKTNVDILAMSATPIPRTLEMAVTGIREMSTLATPPEDRHPILTFVGPNSDRQIAAAIRRELLREGQIFFVHNRVSSINRIAAQLAELVPEARIAVAHGQMAESTLEQVMVDFWERKFDVLVSTTIIETGLDIANANTLIIDRADRYGLSQLHQLRGRVGRGRERGYAYFLYDADKPLSETAQDRLETIAANNELGAGMQVALKDLEIRGAGNLLGGEQSGHIAGVGFDLYLRMIGEAVNAFRGEVAEGQTELRLELPVDAHIPEEYVESERLRLEAYQKLSTASSPTSNDEQIDSVLEELTDRYGEPPQQVLALIEVSRLRRMAQKIGLSEVVAMGSNVRVAAQELPDSVQLRLQRLFPGARYFAQTKSVTVPMPRKHGEALPDDELIAWVESLLSGIYGGEIARPAADSSAAAG encoded by the coding sequence GTGATACTCCAGGGCTTGATTCCTGCGCTTTCGCGCGCCTCCACGTTCGATGCTGCCCTGGCGCAGGCGAACCGGTCGAGCGACTTCTCCCTCGTCGACGGCCTCCGCATCCCGCTCCTGGCGGGCCTCCTCGATCGGCGTGAGGGCCCGCAGGCGATGCTCGTCATCACCGCCACCGGCCGCGAGTCCGAGGCCGTCCGGGGCTCGCTGTCGAGCTACCTCCCGGGGGCCGAGATCATCGAGTTCCCGGCCTGGGAGACCCTGCCGCACGAGCGGCTGAGCCCGAGCGCCGAGACGGTCGGCAAGCGCATCCACGCGCTGCGGCGCCTGGCGTCGTGGTCGAAGGCCGCGGAGGCGGATCCTGCGGGCGTCACGCCGCTGATCGTCGTCGCGGGTGTCCGCGCGGCGCTGCAGCCGATCTCCGACAACCTGGCCGACATCGAGCCGGTGGTCCTGACGACGGGGGAGCGCGGCTACGACCTCTCCGGGATCGCCGTGCACCTCGTCGACCTGGCCTACGCGCGCGTCGACATGGTGACGCGCCGCGGCGAGTTCGCCGTGCGCGGCGGCATCCTCGACGTCTTCCCGCCGACGTCGGAGCACCCCGTCCGCGTCGACTTCTTCGGCGACGAGGTCGAGCAGATCCGCCTGTTCTCGGTCGCCGACCAGCGGAGCCTCGAGACGTCGATCACGACCGTCGAGCTCCCGCCGAGCCGCGAGATGCTGCTGACCGAGGCGGTCCGGCAGCGCGCCCGCGAGATGCAGCACGAGTTCCCCAGCCTCTCGCAGATGCTCGAGAAGATCGGCCAGGGCATCCCGGTCGAGGGGATGGAGTCGCTCGCACCCGCCCTCGTCCACCGCCTCGTGCCGCTGACCCACTACCTCCCGGTCTCGGCCGCGATCGCCGTGCTCTCTCCCGAGCGGGTCGTGTCGCGCGCAAAGAGCCTCGCCGAGACGAACCGCGAGTTCCTCGAGGCGGCCTGGAGCGCGGCGACCGCAGGAGCCGCTGCGCCGATCGACCTCGACGCGGGCGACTTCCTCACCCCGCGCGACCTCCGCGACAACGCGGGAGACCGCACCTGGTGGTCGCTCAGCGGCTTCGACTCGGGGATCGTGCTGACCGACGAGGAGAGGATCGAGGCGGCCGGCGACTACGTCCGGCTCGAAGCCGAGACCGTGCCGAGCTTCTCCGGCAACGCCGAGGGGGCCATCGAGCACGTGGCGGCGCTGGCGCGCGACGGCTGGAGCATCGTGGTCACCGCCCGCGGCGCCGGTCTCGTCGAGCGCGCCCGCGACGTCCTCGCCGAGGCCGGAGTCGCGGCGAGGCTCGAGGAGTCGCTCCCGTCCGAGCTCGAACCCGGCATCGTCCACCTCGTCGCCGGCGGGATCGAGGCCGGGTTCCAGATCCCCGAGGCGAAGATCGCCGTGCTCGGCGAGGCCGACTTCTTCGGCCGTTCCGCCGGCTACGAGTCGCGGCAGGTCAAGAAGCTCGCCTCGAGGCGCAAGAACGTCGTCGACCCCCTGCAGCTCAAGACGGGCGACATCGTCGTCCACTCGACGCACGGGATCGGGCGGTTCCTCGAGCTCACGAGCCGCGAGGTCTCGACGGGCGGCAGGAACGCCGTGAAGCACAGCCGCGAGTACCTCGTCCTCGAGTACGCGCCGTCGAAGCGCGGGCAGGCGGGCGATCGCCTCTACGTCCCCACCGATCAGCTCGACCTCCTCAGCCGCTACGTCGGCGGCGAGGCCCCGAAGCTCAGCAAGATGGGCGGCAGCGACTGGTCGCAGGCGAAGGGCAAGGCCCGCCGGGCCGTCCGCGACATCGCCGTGGAGCTCGTGAAGCTCTACTCCGCGCGTATGGCGTCGCGCGGCTATGCGTTCAGCCCCGACACCCCGTGGCAGCGCGAGCTCGAGGAGGCGTTCCCGTTCGCGGAGACGCCCGACCAGCTGACGACGATCGACGAGATCAAGGCCGACATGGAGAGGCCCATCCCGATGGACCGCCTCATCTCGGGCGACGTCGGCTACGGCAAGACCGAGGTCGCCATCCGCGCCGCCTTCAAGGCGGTGCAGGACGGCAAGCAGGTCGCGATGCTGGTGCCGACGACGCTCCTCGCCAAGCAGCACATGGAGACGTTCGCGGAGCGCTTCGCCGGGTTCCCGGTGCACCTGCGCGCCCTGAGCCGGTTCCAGACGGCGAAGGAGTCGCGGGAGACCATCGCGGGGCTCGCGGACGGCACCGTCGACATCGTGATCGGGACCCACCGCATCCTGACCGACGGCCTCGTCTTCAAAGACCTCGGGCTCGTCATCATCGACGAGGAGCAGCGCTTCGGCGTCGAGCACAAAGACCAGCTCAAGAAGCTCAAGACGAACGTCGACATCCTCGCGATGAGCGCCACGCCGATCCCGCGCACCCTCGAGATGGCCGTGACCGGGATCCGCGAGATGTCGACGCTGGCGACCCCGCCGGAGGACCGCCACCCGATCCTCACGTTCGTCGGGCCCAACAGCGACCGGCAGATCGCCGCCGCCATCCGCCGCGAGCTGCTGCGCGAGGGGCAGATCTTCTTCGTCCACAACCGCGTCTCCTCGATCAACCGGATCGCCGCGCAGCTGGCCGAGCTCGTGCCCGAGGCGCGCATCGCCGTCGCCCACGGGCAGATGGCCGAGTCGACGCTGGAGCAGGTCATGGTCGACTTCTGGGAGCGGAAGTTCGACGTGCTCGTCTCGACGACCATCATCGAGACCGGCCTCGACATCGCCAACGCCAACACGCTCATCATCGACCGCGCCGACCGCTACGGTTTGTCGCAGCTGCACCAGCTCCGCGGTCGCGTCGGTCGCGGGCGCGAACGCGGCTACGCGTACTTCCTCTACGACGCCGACAAGCCTCTCAGCGAGACCGCCCAGGACCGCCTCGAGACCATCGCCGCCAACAACGAGCTCGGCGCCGGGATGCAGGTGGCCCTGAAAGACCTGGAGATCCGCGGCGCCGGGAACCTGCTCGGCGGCGAGCAGTCCGGCCACATCGCCGGAGTCGGCTTCGACCTCTATCTGCGGATGATCGGCGAGGCCGTGAACGCGTTCCGCGGCGAGGTGGCGGAGGGGCAGACCGAGTTGCGCCTCGAGCTGCCCGTCGACGCCCACATCCCGGAGGAGTACGTCGAGAGCGAGCGGCTCCGGCTCGAGGCCTACCAGAAGCTGTCCACGGCGTCGTCGCCCACGTCGAACGACGAGCAGATCGACTCCGTCCTCGAGGAACTCACCGACCGGTACGGCGAGCCGCCGCAGCAGGTGCTCGCGCTGATCGAGGTGTCGCGCCTCCGGCGCATGGCCCAGAAGATCGGCCTCAGCGAGGTCGTGGCGATGGGATCCAACGTCCGGGTCGCGGCGCAGGAGCTGCCCGACAGTGTCCAGCTGCGGCTCCAGCGGCTCTTCCCGGGTGCCCGCTACTTCGCCCAGACGAAGTCGGTCACGGTGCCGATGCCACGGAAGCACGGAGAGGCGCTGCCCGACGACGAGCTGATCGCCTGGGTGGAGTCGCTGCTCAGCGGCATCTACGGCGGCGAGATCGCCCGGCCCGCGGCCGATTCGAGCGCGGCCGCGGGCTGA
- the nhaA gene encoding Na+/H+ antiporter NhaA, whose translation MSLLRSERASAGLLLGAAVLGLLLANLPTGPGLLALKDHHLDLPAIGLNLSVGHWISDGLLALFFFVVAVDLKHELVRGDLNSVSKAVVPAIAALGGVLVPALLFVAFTAGTPYTSGWPVPTATDIAFALGVLAVFGTALPGRIRVFLLALAVLDDLIAILIIAVFFTHDSDLTFLVLGVVAVAVTFAAGKLLGRSTGLRGGLAVALVVVLAVVTWYLVYRSGVHATIAAVAVGLVLPLKPARKAVHALEPATNGFVLPLFAFAAAAVAVPSVGLGELSPVFWAIVVALPVGKLIGITLAGGIATRIFRNPDPSRRSQVLSVRELITVAMLGGIGFTVSLLMNELAFARSQEIVDEGTLAVLVGSGISLVIAAVLVSGLKRKQTKLRAARRAAELAAR comes from the coding sequence ATGAGCCTCCTCCGTTCCGAACGCGCCTCCGCCGGCCTCCTGCTCGGTGCCGCCGTCCTGGGCCTCCTGCTCGCCAACCTGCCGACGGGCCCCGGCCTCCTCGCTCTCAAAGACCACCACCTCGATCTGCCCGCGATCGGCCTGAACCTCTCCGTGGGGCACTGGATCTCCGACGGTCTCCTCGCGCTGTTCTTCTTCGTCGTCGCCGTCGACCTCAAGCACGAACTCGTGCGGGGCGATCTCAACTCGGTCTCGAAGGCCGTCGTGCCGGCGATCGCGGCGCTCGGCGGCGTCCTCGTGCCGGCGCTCCTGTTCGTCGCGTTCACCGCCGGCACGCCGTACACGAGCGGCTGGCCCGTGCCGACGGCGACCGACATCGCCTTCGCCCTGGGCGTGCTGGCCGTGTTCGGCACCGCCCTGCCCGGGCGCATCCGGGTCTTCCTCCTCGCCCTGGCCGTGCTCGACGACCTCATCGCGATCCTCATCATCGCCGTGTTCTTCACGCACGACAGCGATCTGACGTTCCTCGTGCTCGGCGTGGTCGCCGTGGCCGTGACCTTCGCGGCGGGCAAGCTGCTGGGACGTTCGACGGGTCTCCGCGGCGGCCTCGCGGTCGCCCTCGTCGTCGTCCTCGCCGTCGTCACGTGGTACCTCGTCTACCGATCGGGAGTCCACGCGACGATCGCCGCGGTCGCCGTCGGCCTCGTCCTCCCGCTCAAGCCGGCCCGCAAGGCGGTGCACGCGCTCGAGCCCGCGACAAACGGCTTCGTCCTGCCCCTCTTCGCGTTCGCCGCGGCCGCGGTCGCCGTGCCGAGCGTGGGCCTCGGCGAGCTGAGCCCGGTGTTCTGGGCCATCGTCGTGGCGCTGCCCGTGGGCAAGCTGATCGGCATCACGCTGGCCGGCGGCATCGCCACGCGCATCTTCCGGAACCCCGACCCGTCCCGGCGCAGCCAGGTGCTCAGCGTCCGCGAGCTCATCACCGTGGCCATGCTCGGCGGCATCGGCTTCACGGTGTCGCTCCTGATGAACGAGCTCGCCTTCGCGCGATCCCAGGAGATCGTCGACGAGGGCACGCTGGCCGTCCTCGTCGGCTCGGGCATCTCGCTCGTCATCGCTGCCGTGCTCGTGAGCGGCCTCAAGCGCAAGCAGACGAAGCTGCGGGCGGCCCGGCGCGCGGCGGAACTCGCCGCGCGCTGA
- a CDS encoding MazG nucleotide pyrophosphohydrolase domain-containing protein — protein MTPNDPLADLRATVDRLLDPPGCEWNRAQTHRTLVTYLVEEAFELVEAIEEGTADDLREELGDVLYQVVLHAGIAERTGEGFGLADVAAEVDEKIRRRHPHVFGADHADGVDDIVRLWSAAKAREKADRTSAYEGVPRGLPALARAQKIAERRARAGHAAERADAVEATAGSCGPGGDAGDAPGVVAGSARTELDWGRLLLAQVDRATEQGWDAERALRAALREREEAWRAEERGGARQADTARGGTRQPDTARGGTRMADTTPFEDDRSGEWRGTPQPE, from the coding sequence ATGACACCGAACGATCCCTTGGCCGACCTCCGGGCCACCGTCGATCGGCTGCTCGATCCGCCGGGCTGCGAGTGGAACCGGGCCCAGACCCACCGCACCCTCGTGACGTACCTCGTCGAGGAGGCGTTCGAGCTCGTCGAGGCCATCGAGGAGGGGACCGCCGACGACCTCCGCGAGGAGCTCGGCGACGTCCTCTACCAGGTCGTCCTCCACGCCGGGATCGCCGAGCGCACCGGTGAGGGCTTCGGGCTCGCCGACGTCGCCGCCGAGGTCGACGAGAAGATCCGCCGGAGGCACCCGCACGTCTTCGGTGCCGATCACGCCGACGGCGTGGACGACATCGTGCGGCTCTGGTCCGCCGCCAAGGCCCGCGAGAAGGCCGATCGCACGAGCGCCTACGAAGGGGTGCCGCGGGGGCTGCCGGCACTCGCCCGGGCGCAGAAGATCGCCGAGCGGAGGGCGCGGGCCGGGCACGCTGCCGAGCGGGCCGACGCGGTCGAGGCGACCGCAGGATCCTGCGGGCCGGGAGGCGACGCCGGTGACGCTCCCGGCGTGGTCGCCGGGTCGGCGCGGACCGAGCTCGACTGGGGTCGGCTGCTCCTCGCCCAGGTCGACCGGGCCACGGAGCAGGGCTGGGATGCCGAGCGGGCCCTCCGGGCCGCTCTCCGCGAGCGGGAGGAGGCGTGGCGCGCGGAGGAGCGTGGCGGCGCGAGACAGGCGGACACGGCGCGGGGCGGCACGAGACAGCCGGATACGGCGCGGGGCGGCACGAGGATGGCGGACACGACGCCGTTCGAGGACGACCGGTCGGGTGAATGGCGGGGCACCCCACAACCCGAATAG